From a region of the Cataglyphis hispanica isolate Lineage 1 chromosome 24, ULB_Chis1_1.0, whole genome shotgun sequence genome:
- the LOC126858247 gene encoding sarcosine dehydrogenase, mitochondrial — MLRLVTNKLSKWSFRNNRTITTYNGKNMTKNIDIPSNADVVVIGGGSAGCNALYQLGKRGINAILLDKSKLISGTTWHTAGLVWCLRGVCDIEMELLKVSRLLYASLQEETDINPGWINNGGLLIAKSPERVAEYERLITSCKNFDIDAYMIDPAETKEKFPLIDENAFLAAIHSPADGTIDPAMLVNALTKSAEKNGCKIIEDCPVTKILTEDNDGHKIVRGVETPYGIIKTNVVLNAAGVWSGTIAQMIGLDIPLIPKKHAYIVTEPMNVQGLPNIRDPDRSIYFRVQGGTISIGGYESNPIILKSAPEDFSFSLYELNWDVFNTHVEAMNQLIPVLATTGIRTTVCGPESFTPDHRPIMGEDPRCTGFYYSCGYNSAGMMFGGGCGEQAALWIINGRPDKHMFSHDIRRFIPEQRKNLDWITERSHEAYAKNYEILFPHDEHLSGRNLKTDPFHNLLINEGAVMEERQGWERPGWFLLNKKTVAPLPYDYGGYYDKPKNTNDTYADILKTERTFQFPPHDNIIREEALSCRNNVALFNMSYFGKFYICGPEAKQAVDYIFTSQVDREINRTVYTCMLNRNGGVEGDCTVTGLESGLGGVVDPIFKGKAFYIVTGGMSSYHIWAHINKIVREKNFSVSVHNVTEQIGILSIQGPNSRQVLQMLIEDDLSNKSFPYSTSKLIRINGELVHMFRLSFVGELGFELHIPRSSCEKVYKALMECSKKYDMKLAGYRALYSLSCEKGNHLWGADLRSDDNPIEAALGTVCRKNGKYLGKASVKRCRENGVKRRLVHLHINDDIPLWGMETVYRNDQLVGYLRRAEHGYTFKSSIGQAYITAPNGQNITKEFLETGTYQIEAMRKRHPARMYIKSPFDPHNKRISGIYTM; from the exons ATGCTTCGTCTAGTGACGAACaag tTATCTAAATGGAGCTTCAGAAATAACCGAACAATCACTACATACAATGGGAAAAACATGACAAAGAATATTGACATACCTAGTAATGCAGATGTTGTAGTAATAG GTGGTGGCAGCGCTGGTTGCAATGCGCTTTATCAATTAGGAAAACGCGGTATCAATGCTATACTCTTGGATAAATCAAAACTTATATCTGGCACAACATGGCATACAGCAGGTCTCGTGTGGTGTTTACGCGGAGTATGCGACATAGAAATGGAGTTGCTAAAAGTTTCAAGATTGCTTTATGCATCCTTGCAGGAAGAAACGGATATAAATCCAGGATGGATAAATAACGGTGGACTTCTTATCGCGAAGTCTCCC GAGCGAGTGGCCGAATACGAAAGATTAATTACtagttgtaaaaattttgatatcgaTGCATATATGATTGATCCGGCCGAGACGAAGGAAAAGTTTCCCTTGATAGATGAAAATGCATTTCTAGCTGCGATACATTCTCCAGCAGATGGTACCATAGATCCTGCCATGTTAGTAAATGCATTGACAAAGTCAGCAGAAAAAAACGGTTGCAAG attatcgAAGATTGTCCAGTGACTAAAATTCTCACAGAAGATAATGATGGTCATAAAATCGTTCGTGGAGTAGAAACGCCTTACGGTATTATAAAAACCAATGTTGTATTAAACGCTGCTGGAGTATGGTCAGGGACGATAGCACAAATGATAGGACTGGATATTCCATTGATACCGAAGAAACACGCATATATTGTCACTGAGCCAATGAATGTACAAGGATTGCCAAACATCCGAGATCCCGATCGTAGTATCTACTTTCGAGTGCAAGGTGGAACTATAAGCATCGGAGGTTACGAATCAAATcctatcatattaaaatct GCACCAGAAGACTTCTCCTTTAGTTTGTATGAACTAAACTGGGATGTATTCAATACCCATGTAGAAGCGATGAACCAATTGATACCCGTTTTAGCAACCACAGGAATAAGAACGACAGTGTGCGGTCCAGAAAGCTTCACACCTGACCATAGACCTATCATGG GTGAAGATCCACGTTGCACAGGTTTTTATTATTCCTGTGGATATAATAGCGCCGGGATGATGTTCGGAGGTGGTTGTGGAGAACAAGCAGCATTATGGATAATTAACGGACGACCGGACAAACACATGTTCAGTCACGATATTAGGCg ATTTATACCAGAACAAAGAAAGAACTTAGATTGGATTACTGAGCGAAGTCATGAAgcttatgcaaaaaattatgagattCTTTTTCCACACGACGAACATTTGAGTGGCAGAAATTTGAAGACAGATCCTTTTCATAAT TTACTAATCAATGAAGGCGCCGTTATGGAAGAACGACAAGGATGGGAACGTCCAGGATGGTTTTTACTAAATAAGAAAACAGTGGCACCTTTACCTTATGATTATGGTGGTTATTATGATAAACCTAAAAATACGAATGATACATATGCTGATATATTAAAGACGGAACGGACATTTCAATTTCCGCCACACGATAATATC atACGGGAGGAAGCGCTTTCATGCAGAAATAATGTTGCCTTATTTAACATGtcatattttggaaaattttacatatgtggCCCAGAAGCAAAACAGGCagtagattatatatttacatctcaAGTAGATCGAGAGATCAACAGAACTGTTTATACTTGTATGTTAAATAGAAACGGAGGGGTGGAAGGTGATTGCACGGTTACTGGTCTAGAATCTGGCTTGGGTGGTGTAGTTGATCCCATATTTAAAGgaaaagcattttatatag TGACTGGAGGCATGTCATCATATCATATTTGGGcacatattaacaaaatagtcagagaaaaaaatttcagtgtATCTGTGCATAATGTCACAGAACAGATAGgaattttatcaattcaaGGTCCTAACAG ccgTCAAGTTCTTCAAATGTTAATCGAGGATGATCTCTCGAATAAATCATTTCCATATAGCACTTCAAAATTGATACGAATAAATGGTGAATTAGTGCATATGTTTAGACTTAGTTTCGTGGGTGAACTTGGTTTTGAATTACATATTCCAAGAAGTTCGTGTGAAAAGGTTTATAAAGCTTTAATGGAATGTAGTaagaaatatgatatgaaATTAGCCGGTTACAGAGCACTCTACAGTTTAAGTTGTGAAAAAG GGAATCATCTTTGGGGTGCAGACTTAAGATCAGATGACAATCCAATAGAAGCAGCTTTAGGAACTGTCTGTCGCAAAAATGGCAAATATTTAGGTAAAGCATCTGTCAAACGATGTCGTGAAAATGGAGTAAAAAGGAGACTAGtgcatttacatataaatga TGATATACCATTATGGGGTATGGAAACTGTATATAGAAATGATCAATTAGTTGGCTATCTAAGAAGAGCTGAACATGGATATACTTTTAAAAGCAGTATTGGACAGGC ATATATCACAGCACCAAATggacaaaatattacaaaggAATTTTTAGAAACAGGTACTTACCAGATTGAAGCAATGAGAAAAAGGCATCCTGCaagaatgtatattaaaagtcCATTTGATCCACATAATAAGAGAATATCtggtatatatacaatgtaa
- the LOC126858279 gene encoding peptidyl-prolyl cis-trans isomerase-like 3: MSVTLHTDVGDIKIELFCEMCPKTCENFLALCASGYYDNCLFHRNIKGFIVQTGDPTNTGKGGTSIWNRKFEDEFKEELKHNTRGLVSMANNGPNTNGSQFFITYAPQSHLDLKYTLFGKVIDGLETLEQLEKLPVNPKNFKPLAEIRINNVTVHANPLAG; this comes from the exons ATG agCGTTACGTTGCATACGGACGTCGGTGACatcaaaatagaattattttgcgAGATGTGCCCGAAAACGTGTGAG AATTTTCTTGCACTCTGCGCTAGTGGATACTATGACAATTGCCTATTCCATCGGAACATAAAAGGCTTCATTGTCCAAACTGGAGATCCTACCAATACAGGTAAAGGTGGAACTTCTATATGGAATCGTAAATTTGAAGACGAATTCAAAGAGGAGCTGAAGCATAATACGAGAGGTCTTGTCTCTATGGCTAACAATGGTCCTAATACAAATGGgagtcaattttttataacttacgCACCGCAATCACATTTGGACTTAAAATATACTCTATTTGGAAA agTGATTGATGGTTTGGAGACTTTGGAACAATTGGAAAAATTACCAGTAAATCCTAAGAATTTCAAACCACTTGCAGAAATCAGGATAAACAATGTAACCGTACATGCTAATCCATTAGCTGGATAA